A window of Rhinatrema bivittatum chromosome 2, aRhiBiv1.1, whole genome shotgun sequence contains these coding sequences:
- the LOC115083160 gene encoding gastrula zinc finger protein XlCGF26.1-like: MQEEQRQENQEECPVVLQLVPRNSGNACENLSRKMQGRKSRQSHQESEKEQRDPAGESPDGVPACEGSDRELTDIPEHQRHLRAERRFQSNNSDQMTSDPDLRAESHLPNNNSDYTTCNLLQRKGNAKKSFLCDACEKSFDRKYRLLVHRRTHTGQRLFKCSQCGKCFKQQLSLKLHRRIHAKGEPFSCPECKKSFYQKKSLIMHLKTPTGSRPSQCSEQGISYNTSLVNHEKIQIKKKTSLCSEGEKNIVQKQDLIIHQKPPTEGKLFTCTVCDKSFIYLSMLKKHEQIHMENKPFPCTECDKSFISLYDLNRHTKIHTGEKPFSYTKCDKSFISLSAVKRHMSHTAHLKRHQRIHTGEKPFMCSMCDKRFSQKSQIKIHQRIHTGEKPFTCTMCDKSFSRCANLDPH; encoded by the exons ATGCAGGAAGAGCAAAGGCAGGAGAATCAAGAAGAATGTCCTGTAGTACTGCAACTAGTACCAAGAAATTCAGGAAATGCCTGTGAGAATCTTTCCCGGAAGATGCAGGGGAGAAAAAGTCGCCAGAGTCATCAGGAGTCAGAGAAGGAGCAGCGAGACCCTGCAGGAGAGTCACCGGATGGAGTCCCTGCATGTGAGGGAAGTGACAGGGAGCTCACAGACATCCCTGAGCACCAGAGACACCTGAGAGCAGAGAGACGCTTCCAGAGTAATAACAGTGACCAAATGACTTCTGACCCAGACCTGAGAGCAGAGAGCCACCTCCCTAATAATAACAGTGATTACACAACTTGTAACCTCCTCCAGAGAAAGGGAAATGCAAAGAAATCTTTTCTGTGTGATGCCTGTGAAAAAAGCTTTGATAGGAAATATCGTTTATTGGTGCATCGGAGAACCCACACTGGGCAGAGACTCTTTAAATGCTCTcagtgtggaaaatgtttcaaacagCAGTTAAGCCTGAAATTACACCGGAGAATCCACGCTAAAGGGGAACCTTTTTCATGCCCTGAATGTAAGAAAAGTTTCTACCAAAAGAAATCCTTAATAATGCACCTAAAGACACCCACAGGCAGCAGACCCTCTCAATGTTCCGAACAAGGGATATCTTACAATACATCCTTAGTCAATCATGAGAAAATAcagataaaaaagaaaaccagttTATGTTCAGAAGGTGAGAAAAACATCGTTCAAAAGCAAGACCTAATAATACACCAAAAACCACCTACAGAAGGGAAACTATTCACATGTACTGTGTGTGACAAAAGTTTCATTTATCTATCAATGCTGAAAAAACATGAACAGATTCACATGGAAAATAAACCATTtccatgtactgagtgtgataaaagtttcatTAGTTTATATGATCTGAACAGACACACTAAGATTCATACGGGTGAGAAACCATTTTCATATACcaagtgtgataaaagcttcataaGTCTATCTGCTGTGAAAAGACAcatgagtcacacag CGCACCTGAAGAGGCATCAAAGGATccatacaggtgagaaaccatttatgtGTTCTATGTGTGACAAAAGATTCAGTCAGAAATCACAGATAAAAATCCACCAAAGGATCCacacaggtgagaaaccatttacatgtactatGTGTGACAAAAGCTTCAGTCGATGTGCAAatcttgatccccattaa